Proteins co-encoded in one Ziziphus jujuba cultivar Dongzao chromosome 9, ASM3175591v1 genomic window:
- the LOC107427538 gene encoding cysteine protease ATG4 — MCHQNYCFFKGFADKSSTSVGSKSESSNRRIVSTQCFSMVNLLASALSVFESRTQSSDCEKRGVNLRRDGWTAAVRKVLTGGSMRRFQERILRSCRTGMSSSTSDIWLLGVCYRVLPDDSEDSATDNGLVAFERDFSSRILMTYRKGFNAIGDSKYTSDVNWGCMLRSSQMLVAQALLFHRLGRSWRKPLQKPLDQDYVEILNLFGDSEASPFSIHNLLKSGKTYGLTVGSWVGPYAMCRAWETLVRSKRETDDFEDQPLPMAVYIVSGDEDGERGGAPVLCIEDASRHCFEFSRGQADWTPILLLVPLVLGLEKVNPRYIPSLWATFTFPQSLGIMGGKSGASTYIVGVQDEKAFYLDPHEVKQVIDINRDDLEADTSSYHCNVTRQMPLDSIDPSLAIGFYCRDKDDFEDFCFRASNLAEESNGAPLFTVSQIQNLPKAINHNNVLGDNSGIGEDNSFDVLPMNDAEGNAPEDDWQLL; from the exons ATGTGCCACCAAAACTATTGTTTCTTTAAAGGTTTCGCAGATAAAAGTTCTACATCAGTTGGTTCAAAATCTGAATCTAGCAATAGACGGATAGTAAGTACCCAGTGCTTCTCTATGGTCAACCTTCTTGCATCTGCTTTATCTGTCTTTGAATCGCGTACTCAGTCATCAGATTGTGAAAAGAGGGGAGTTAATTTGAGACGAGATGGGTGGACAGCAGCTGTGAGGAAGGTTCTGACTGGTGGTTCAATGAGGAGATTTCAAGAGCGTATACTAAGATCCTGTAGGACTGGCATGTCTAGTTCAACTAGTGATATATGGCTTCTAGGTGTATGCTATAGAGTGTTACCAGATGACTCTGAAGATTCTGCTACTGACAATGGATTGGTAGCATTTGAGCGGGATTTTTCATCAAGAATTTTAATGACATATCGTAAAG GATTTAATGCTATAGGAGACTCAAAGTATACAAGTGATGTCAACTGGGGATGCATGCTTCGGAGTAGTCAGATGCTTGTTGCTCAA GCTTTGCTTTTTCATAGATTAGGAAGATCTTGGAGGAAACCTTTGCAGAAG CCTTTGGATCAAGACTATGTAGAGATCTTGAACCTTTTTGGTGATTCTGAAGCATCGCCTTTTTCCATCCACAATCTTCTTAAATCTGGGAAGACATATGGCCTCACTGTTGGATCATGGGTAGGCCCTTATGCTATGTGTCGCGCATGGGAAACTCTAGTTCGATCTAAGAGAGAGACAGATGACTTTGAGGACCAGCCGCTTCCCATGGCTGTCTATATTGTTTCTGGAGATGAAGATGGAGAGCGAGGTGGAGCCCCAGTTCTGTGCATTGAAGATGCCTCTAGACATTGTTTTGAGTTCTCAAGAGGTCAAGCTGATTGGACGCCTATTCTTTTATTGGTTCCTTTGGTACTCGGACTTGAAAAAGTCAATCCcag GTATATTCCATCATTATGGGCAACATTCACATTTCCCCAAAGCCTTGGTATAATGGGGGGGAAATCTGGTGCATCAACTTACATAGTAGGTGTGCAAGATGAGAAAGCATTCTACCTAGATCCACATGAAGTTAAGCAG GTAATCGATATTAATAGAGATGATTTAGAGGCTGATACTTCATCTTACCACTGCAA TGTGACACGGCAAATGCCCCTAGACTCGATTGATCCATCCTTGGCGATCGGGTTTTACTGTCGAGACAAAG ACGATTTTGAAGATTTCTGTTTTCGAGCATCAAACTTAGCAGAGGAATCAAATGGTGCACCATTATTTACTGTGAGTCAAATACAGAATCTTCCGAAGGCAATTAATCACAACAATGTGTTAGGTGATAATAGTGGCATTGGGGAGGATAATTCATTCGATGTGCTGCCCATGAATGATGCAGAGGGCAATGCACCTGAAGATGACTGGCAACTTCTTTGA
- the LOC132799228 gene encoding uncharacterized protein LOC132799228 encodes MGRPKMSEVVRMLKGDGLAERWKEWQKEEIVRQDLNNHNHHPTSNWIVADSSTLFAAEEDPEVHLGQLKRFSLRELQVATDGFSDKNIVGRGGFGKVYKGRLVDGSLVAVKRLKEERTQAGELQFQTEVKMVSMAVHRNLLRLRGICMTSTERLLVYPYMVNGSVASCLRDRPESQPPLDWQIRQRIALGAARGLAYLYDRCGPKIIHRDVKAANILLDEEFEAVVGDFGLAKFMDYKDTHVTTTVSGTIGHIAPECVSTGKSSEKTDVFGYGVMLLELITGQRAFDLAQRVNDDDVMLLGWVKGLLKDQRIETLVDSDLQGNYNDDEVEQLIQVALLCTQGSPMKRPKMSEVVRMLKGDGLAERWKEWQEEEKFLLDLKNHNHHPTSNWIVADSCTVFAAEEYPVYLQQLKRFSLRELQVATDGLSDQNILGMGGFGTVYKGRLADGSLVAVKRLKKEHSWVLQFQTEIEMSSVAVHRNLLRLRGFCMTPTERLLVYPYMANGSLASCLRERHESQPPLDWQIRQRIALGAARGLAYLHDHCDPKIIHRDVKATNILLDEEFEAVVGDFGCAKLMNYRDTHVTTAVRGTIGHIAPEYILAGNCSQKTDVFAYGIMLLALVTGKGTFDLVRPANDDDVMLLDWVKGCLEDRRLETLVDSDLQGNYNDDEVEQLIQLALLCTQWSPMERPKMSEVFRMLEGNGLAERWKEWQKEEMFRQDYNNHNHHQASNWIVADSTSQIPADELSCPR; translated from the exons ATGGGAAGGCCAAAGATGTCAGAAGTTGTAAGAATGCTTAAAGGAGATGGCTTGGCAGAAAGATGGAAGGAGTGGCAGAAAGAGGAGATAGTCCGCCAAGACCTTAATAACCATAACCATCATCCAACTTCTAATTGGATCGTGGCTGACTCATCTACCTTGTTTGCAGCCGAGGAGGATCCAGAAGTTCATCTGGGACAGCTCAAACGATTTTCTCTTCGTGAGCTACAAGTTGCAACAGATGGTTTTAGCGATAAAAATATTGTAGGTAGAGGTGGATTTGGTAAGGTTTATAAAGGACGCTTGGTGGATGGTTCTCTTGTGGCTGTAAAGAGACTTAAAGAGGAGCGTACACAGGCTGGGGAGCTGCAGTTTCAGACAGAGGTAAAAATGGTCAGCATGGCTGTGCATCGTAATCTACTTCGACTTCGTGGAATTTGCATGACATCTACTGAACGGTTGCTTGTCTACCCTTATATGGTTAATGGAAGTGTAGCATCGTGTTTGAGAG ATCGTCCTGAATCCCAGCCACCACTTGATTGGCAAATACGGCAACGCATCGCATTGGGTGCTGCAAGGGGGCTTGCATATTTATATGATCGTTGCGGTCCTAAGATTATTCACCGTGATGTGAAAGCTgcaaatatattattagatGAAGAATTTGAGGCAGTTGTAGGAGATTTTGGGTTGGCTAAATTCATGGATTATAAAGATACTCATGTTACCACTACTGTAAGTGGCACAATTGGACATATAGCACCAGAATGCGTCTCAACTGGAAAATCTTCAGAAAAAACTGATGTTTTTGGGTATGGTGTTATGCTTCTTGAACTCATCACTGGACAAAGGGCTTTTGATCTAGCTCAGCGTGTAAATGATGATGATGTCATGTTACTTGGTTGG gTGAAAGGACTCTTGAAAGATCAGAGGATAGAAACACTGGTTGATTCTGATCTACAGGGCAATTACAACGACGATGAGGTAGAGCAGCTGATCCAAGTAGCTCTACTGTGCACGCAAGGGTCCCCGATGAAAAGGCCAAAGATGTCAGAAGTTGTAAGAATGCTTAAAGGAGATGGCCTGGCAGAAAGATGGAAGGAGTGGCAGGAAGAGGAGAAGTTCCTCCTAGACCTTAAGAACCATAACCATCATCCAACTTCTAATTGGATCGTGGCTGACTCATGTACCGTGTTTGCAGCCGAGGAGTATCCAGTTTATCTGCAACAGCTCAAAAGATTTTCTCTTCGTGAGCTACAAGTTGCAACAGATGGTTTAAGCGATCAAAATATTCTAGGTATGGGTGGATTTGGTACGGTTTATAAAGGGCGCTTGGCTGATGGTTCTCTTGTGGCTGTAAAAAGACTTAAAAAGGAGCATTCATGGGTGCTGCAGTTTCAGACAGAGATAGAAATGAGCAGCGTGGCTGTGCATCGTAATCTACTTCGACTTCGTGGATTTTGCATGACACCTACTGAACGGTTGCTTGTCTACCCTTATATGGCTAATGGAAGTCTAGCATCGTGTTTGAGAG AGCGTCATGAATCCCAGCCACCACTTGATTGGCAAATAAGGCAACGCATCGCATTGGGTGCTGCAAGGGGGCTTGCATATTTACATGATCATTGTGATCCTAAGATTATTCACCGTGATGTGAAAGCtacaaatatattattagatGAAGAATTTGAGGCAGTTGTAGGAGATTTTGGGTGTGCTAAGCTCATGAATTATAGAGACACTCATGTTACCACTGCTGTACGTGGCACTATTGGACATATAGCACCAGAATATATCTTAGCTGGAAACTGTTCACAAAAAACTGATGTTTTTGCGTATGGCATCATGCTTCTTGCACTCGTCACTGGAAAAGGGACTTTTGATCTAGTTCGGCCTGCAAATGATGATGATGTCATGTTACTTGATTGG gTGAAAGGATGCTTGGAAGATCGGAGGCTGGAAACACTAGTTGATTCTGATCTACAGGGCAATTACAACGACGATGAGGTAGAGCAGCTGATCCAACTAGCTCTGCTGTGCACGCAATGGTCCCCGATGGAAAGGCCAAAGATGTCAGAAGTTTTCAGAATGCTTGAAGGTAATGGCTTGGCAGAAAGATGGAAGGAGTGGCAGAAAGAGGAGATGTTCCGCCAAGACTATAATAACCATAACCACCATCAAGCTTCTAATTGGATCGTGGCTGACTCCACCTCACAAATCCCTGCAGATGAGTTGTCTTGTCCCAGATAA
- the LOC107427534 gene encoding laccase-14, with protein MIKFLGLFVLSVFLVESAKGKTHYHKFVVKSSSYTRLCASKDILTVNGKFPGPTLKAHRGDKIVIKVYNQANTNITLHWHGARQPRNPWSDGPEYITQCPIIPGKMYIYKIDLNREEGTIWWHAHSGWARATVHGAIIVYPNKLGSGYPFPKPFSEIPIILGEWWKKDVMEIPSNANKTGGEPILSDAYTINGQPGFLYPCSKKGTFRMNVLQGKTYLLRIINAVMDENLFFGIARHKMVVVGKDGLYIKPIDTNYIMITPGQSMDVLLQADQPPSLYSMAAAAYSSALGAGFDKTMTTALIDYSINATYSSPKTPYLPNLPPHNRTEASTAFTKQFRSLATKDHPAKVPLDVDTFLFFTISVNLLNCSSDEKCTGPFGKRFAASVNNISFVTPPVDILQAYYHKIPNVFKMEFPRKPPVEFNYTGDNLPENLLTPSFGTRVLVLEYNASVELILQGTNVLASDNHPVHLHGYSFYVVGWGFGNFNPKEDPSMYNLVDPPEETTVGVPKNGWVAIRFKADNPGIWLLHCHIERHTTWGMNMVFLVKDGDGPTSGILPPPHDLPKC; from the exons ATGATCAAGTTTCTAGGACTCTTTGTCTTGTCTGTGTTTCTTGTTGAATCTGCAAAGGGGAAAACTCATTACCATAAGTTCGTT gtGAAGTCATCATCTTATACTCGACTATGTGCTAGCAAGGACATATTGACGGTGAATGGAAAATTCCCAGGACCAACATTGAAAGCACATAGAGGGGATAAAATAGTCATCAAGGTCTACAACCAAGCCAATACCAATATCACCCTTCACTG GCATGGAGCTAGACAACCAAGGAATCCATGGTCAGATGGGCCTGAGTACATCACCCAGTGCCCTATAATACCAGGGAAAATGTACATTTACAAGATCGACTTGAATAGAGAAGAAGGAACTATATGGTGGCATGCACACAGTGGGTGGGCAAGAGCAACAGTTCATGGAGCCATTATAGTTTATCCAAATAAGCTTGGATCTGGCTATCCTTTCCCAAAACCTTTCTCAGAGATTCCAATTATATTGG GAGAGTGGTGGAAGAAAGATGTGATGGAGATACCATCAAATGCCAATAAAACAGGAGGAGAACCAATATTGTCAGATGCATACACCATAAATGGGCAACCGGGTTTCCTCTATCCATGCTCCAAAAAAG GGACTTTTAGAATGAATGTGTTGCAAGGAAAAACCTATCTTCTTCGGATAATCAATGCAGTAATGGACGAAAATTTATTCTTTGGAATTGCAAGGCACAAAATGGTAGTAGTTGGAAAAGATGGACTCTATATAAAACCAATAGatacaaattatattatgatCACTCCTGGGCAATCCATGGATGTTCTGCTTCAAGCAGATCAACCTCCTTCTCTCTATTCCATGGCTGCAGCAGCTTACTCAAGCGCTTTAGGGGCCGGTTTCGATAAAACAATGACAACAGCTCTTATAGATTATAGTATTAATGCCACATACTCTTCACCAAAAACTCCATATTTGCCAAATCTACCTCCTCATAACAGAACAGAAGCGTCAACTGCTTTCACGAAACAATTTAGAAGCCTGGCAACAAAAGACCACCCAGCCAAAGTACCTCTAGATGTTGACACTTTCTTGTTCTTCACCATTTCTGTGAATCTTCTGAATTGCAGCAGTGATGAAAAATGCACAGGGCCTTTTGGTAAAAGGTTTGCTGCTAGTGTGAACAACATTAGCTTTGTGACTCCACCTGTGGATATACTCCAGGCTTACTACCATAAAATCCCAAACGTTTTCAAAATGGAATTTCCAAGAAAGCCCCCAGTGGAGTTCAACTACACTGGGGATAATCTGCCAGAGAACTTGCTGACACCTTCTTTTGGCACAAGGGTTTTGGTTCTTGAATACAATGCTAGTGTGGAGCTGATTTTGCAGGGCACAAATGTGTTGGCAAGTGATAACCATCCTGTTCATTTACATGGATATAGCTTTTATGTTGTTGGGtggggttttggtaatttcaACCCCAAGGAGGATCCTTCAATGTATAATCTTGTTGACCCACCTGAGGAGACTACAGTTGGAGTTCCAAAGAATGGCTGGGTGGCTATTAGATTTAAGGCAGATAATCCAG GTATATGGTTGCTGCATTGCCATATAGAGCGTCATACCACATGGGGAATGAATATGGTGTTCCTAGTGAAAGATGGTGATGGTCCAACAAGTGGGATTCTTCCACCACCTCATGATTTACCCAAATGCTAA